In Blattabacterium sp. DPU, the genomic window CAAATGCAGATGCAATTCATCCTGGATATGGATTTTTGTCTGAAAATGCATATTTTTCTTCTATGTGCCAAAAACATGGCATAAAATTTATAGGAGCGAAACCGAATCATATGATTCAAATGGGAAATAAAATTTCAGCCAAAAAAACTATGAAAAAAATTGGAATTTCTTGTTTACCTGGATCTGATTGTTTTGTAGAATCTTCTTATAAAGAGATAGAAAAAATTGCAGATAAAATAGGATATCCAATTATTATAAAAGCTGTTTCTGGGGGAGGAGGAAAAGGAATACGATCTGTTTTAGACAAAAATCATTTAAAAAATTATTGGGAAGAAGCTAAAAAAGAGGCTTGGTCTTTTTTTGGAAAGAAAGACATGTATATAGAAAAATTAATATTGAATCCAAGACATATAGAAATTCAAATTCTAGGAGATAAATATGGAAGAATATGTCATTTATCAGAAAGAGATTGTTCCATTCAAAGAAGAAATCAAAAATTAGTGGAAGAAGCTCCTTCTCCATTTTTAACTCCATCTCTTAGAAAAAAAATGGGAGAAATTGCCGTAAAAGCGGCTAAATCTATTCATTATGAAGGAGTGGGAACTATAGAATTTTTAGTAGATAAAAACAAAAATTTTTATTTTATGGAAATGAATCCTAGAATACAAGTAGAACATACTATTACTGAAGAAATAACTGGTTTAGATTTAATTCAAGAACAAATATTTTTAGCATTTGGAAAAAAACTTTCTATAAAAAAAAATTTTTATCCCAAAATGTATTCAATAGAATGTAGAATTAACGCAGAAGAACCATATTATAATTTTCGTCCAGTTCCTGGAAAAATCACTCAAATGCATTTACCTGGAGGAAAAGGAGTACGTATTGACACACATATTTATGCAGGATATTTTGTTCCACATTATTATGATTCTATGATTGCTAAAATTATTACTACAGCAAAAACTAGAAAAGAAACTATTGAAAAAATGCGTCGTTCTTTAGATGAGTTTGTCATAGAAGGAATCCAAACAACTATTCCTTTTCATATAAAACTTATGCAAAATAATGATTTTTTAAAGGGAAACTATAATACAAATTTTTTGGATAATCAAGATTTAAACTTGGTATCAAATACAAATATAGAATAATAAAATATTATTTTTTTTCAAATAATTTTAATAGATTGATCATTTCTTGAATATTTCCATTCATAAATTCTGTAAGATTATAAATAGATTTATGAATTCTATGATCCGTGATTCTGTTTTTAGGATAATTATAAGTACGAATTTTTACAGAACGATCTCCTGTAGAGACTAAAGATTTTCTTTTTGTAGACATTTTTTTTAATCTTTTTTCTTTTTCTTTTTGATAAATACGAGATCGTAAAACACTTATAGCTTTTTCAAAATTTTTATGTTGAGAACGTTCTTCTTGACATTCTACTGTGATTTTACTTGGAATATGAGTTAATCGTACAGCAGATTCTGTTTTATTTACATGCTGACCTCCAGATCCACTAGATCTAAAAGTATCTTTCTTTATATCAGATAAATTGAGATTAACTTCTATATCTTTTACTTTAGGAAGTACCGCTACGGTTATAGCAGATGTATGGACTCTTCCTTGAGATTCTGTTTTTGGTATTCTTTGTACTCTGTGAACTCCAGATTCAAATTTTAAATTTCCAAAAACTCCTTTTTCTCCATTTATATCTAAAATAATTTCTTTATATCCTTTTATTCCTCCTTTTTGAACGTGTATAATTCTATATTTCCACCCTGATTTTTTAAAATACATTGTGTACATTCTTAATACATCTTCAACAAAAAGACATGCTTCATCTCCTCCTGTTCCAGAACGGAGTTCCAATATAGCACCATTTCTATAATCTTCTGTATCAGATTCATATTTTGATGAAAGTAGAAGATTATAGGATTCTTTTTCGATAGAAGATAAATTATCTAAAATATTGTATTTTTCTGTTGAGGCAAGTTCTTTCATTTCTATATCTGAATCATTTTCTAAAATGAAATTTATTTCTTGAAGTACAGCCAATTTTTTTTTGTATTCTTCATAAAAAGAAACTATTTTTTCTAATTTTGTATATTTGTTTAATAATATTCTGTATTTTTTCTGATTAGATATAATATTGGGTTGTGTAATGAGTTTTGAAATTTCATGAAATTCTTTTTTTGAAACTTCCAATTTTTGAATGAATGAAGTTTTTTTCATTTTTAAAAACTTTATAAAAACTTTTGAAATTAAGAATATTTAATCATTTCATCGTATTCTATTTATAGAATCAATTAATTTTATATCTTTTTTTATGGCTTTATTTGTAAGATATAAAATACATATGCATAATATAAAAAACAGAAACATGATTAATGTTGTATATTTATTTAATTGAGTATATGAAAAAAAAAGAATTATTACATAACTAGTATTAGTAAGTATATTAATTTTATTACAAAAAATTTGTAATTTATTTCTATTGAAAAGTAAAAAACTTAAAATAGATATAAATAAACATATAATTATAATAAATAAAATTATTTTTTTCAAATACAGATTCAAATAGAAAAAATCAGTTATATTTTCATGATTTAATAAAAAATATATGAAAACAGAATAAATAAAAATAGAAATAAGGGAATATAATGTTTGTATTCTATATAACATAATAAAAAATTAAATTAAATTGTTTTTATAATTTCCTATTTAATTATTTAAGTTCAAATTAATTTTTTGTATAATTGCATTTATCGTTTCTAAGTTATTTTTCAACTAATAAAGTATATTACTTACCAAGCATATATAAAACCCAATCATTTTATGTTTGATATTACTGAATTAAAAAGTAAAAAACTTTTTGAATTACAGGAGATTGCTCGTTCTTCAGGATTAAAAAAATGTACACAATTACGAAAAAACGAACTCCTAGAAAAAATTATTACTATTATCAATAATAAGAATACTTCTTTCAATAATAAGAATACTTCTGCCCATTCAAAAAGGGAAAATCCTTTAAAAAAAGGATTTAGAATGCGAAAAAACACTGAATCTAAATTATCAGAAAACAAAAGCATAAATGGTAAAAAAAATTCTCAAGAACATTTAAAAATTATTAATTCGAAACTTTCGGAAGAATCTACAAAATTTCAAAAAAAGCATCAAAATTTTTGGAAAAAAAATGATAGATTAGAAGTTTTAAACACATCGTCATCTCACGGAATTGAAATCGGATCACAAAAAAAAATATCTTCCAATAAATATCGTACTCCTGAATATGAATTTGAAGGAATAATAATAAGTGAAGGAGTATTAGAAATCATGCTAGAAAATTACGGATTTTTGAGATCTTCCGATTTTAATTATTTATCATCTCCTGATGATATTTATGTTTCACAATCTCAAATCAGACTTTTTGGAATGAAAACAGGAGATACAATCAGAGGAGAAGTTCGTCCTCCTAAAGATGGAGAAAAATATTTTCCTCTAATTAAAATTCTTGAGATCAATGGAAGATCTCCTTCTTTTGTAAGGGATAGAGATTCTTTTGAACATTTGACTCCATTATTTCCAAATGAAAAATTTAAATTAGCTGAAAGAAATGCAACTCTTTCTACAAGAATTGTAGATCTTTTTACTCCCATAGGAAAAGGACAGAGAGGAATGATTGTGGCTCCTCCAAAAACAGGAAAAACTACTTTATTAAAAGAAATAGCTAATGCTATTGCGGCTAATCATCCTGAAGTATATCTAATTATATTATTAATAGATGAACGTCCAGAAGAAGTAACAGATATGCAGAGAAATGTCAAAGGAGAGGTCATTGCATCTACTTTTGATGAGCCAGCAGATAGACATGTTAAAGTTGCCAATATTGTTTTACAAAAAGCAAAAAGAATGGTGGAAAGTTCACATGACGTAGTTATATTGTTAGATTCTATAACACGTTTAGCACGAGCTTATAACACGGTTGCTCCTGCATCTGGTAAGGTATTATCAGGAGGAGTAGATGCAAATGCATTACACAAACCCAAAAGATTTTTTGGAGCGGCTAGAAATATAGAAAATGGAGGATCCTTATCTATAATTGCCACAGCTATGATCGATACAGGATCAAAAATGGATGAAGTAATTTTTGAAGAATTTAAAGGAACAGGAAATAAAGAACTTCAATTAGATAGAAAAATAGCCAATAAACGAATTTATCCAGCTATTGATCTTGTCTCTTCTAGTACAAGAAAAGATGATCTTTTACTTGACCCTAAAACATTACAAAGAATGTGGATTTTGCGGAAACATCTTTCCGATATGAATCCAGTAGAAGCTATGGAATTTTTAAGATCTAGGATGTCTAGAACCCAAAATAATGAGGAATTTTTAATATCTATGAATGGATGAATAAATTTTTTAATATTTGATTTTGTATTTGTAAATGAAAAACATTATATTAACGAATATAATATTCGCGGGATGGAGCAGTTGGTAGCTCGTCGGGCTCATAACCCGAAGGTCATAGGTTCGAGTCCTATTCCCGCTATTTTTTCTTCATGATTTAAATGTATTATTCATTTATATTTATTAGTTTCTTTATTTTTTTCATATGCATATATTTTTTTAGAAAATTAGAACTTTTTTTTAGAAAAGAATTTAAAGATCAACAAAATGAAATTCATAAATTATCTAAATGTAGTAAAAATGAAATGGATGATTCTTTAATTGATATGAAAAATGGTTTAATACAAAATATAAAAATTATTCAGGATACTATTGATCAAAAAATTCAATTTTATTTCGATTATCAAAATCAAAAATTAAATTCTGTTCATGCATCACAAGATAAACTTATTCAAGTTATTGAGAAAAAACTAGAGGAAATCAAAGAAAATGTTAATGATAAGCTTCAAACTTCTTTAAATGTCCATTTGGGAAAATCATTTGAAATAATTGGAAATCAATTATTTTTTTTACAAGAAGGGTTAGGAGAAATGAAAATTTTAGCTAAAGATGTAAGTTCTTTAAAAAGAACCTTAAATCATGTGAAAATATGTGGAAGTTTTAGTGAAATGCAACTTTCCATGCTTTTAGAACAGATTTTATCTCCAGAACAATATGCTTCTAATGTTATTACTAAATCTAATACAAATTTTGTCGTAGAATTTGCGATTAAACTTCCAGGACTTGAAAATGGAAATATGATCTGGTTACCTATTGATGTTAAGTTTCCAAAGGAAACTTATGAAAAAGTACAAAAAGCTTATCATAATGGAGAAAAAAAGAATATAGAAATAGCCATAAAAAATATGGAATCTGTACTTAAAAAAATGTCAAAAGATATTCTAGAAAAGTATATAGATCCTCCACATACTACTGATTTTGCTATTCTTTTTTTACCTTTTGAAGGAATATATGCTGAAATAACAAGAAATTCTGGATTATTGGAAGAATTATTAAGAAAATATAAAACAGTAATAGCAGGTCCGTCGACATTAGCTGCTGTATTAAATAGCTTACAAATTGGATTTAGAACTTTAGCTATTCAAAAAAGAAGTTCTGAAGTATGGAAAATTTTAGAAACGGTAAAACAGGAATTCAAAAAATTTGGATTGTTACTTCATCAAGCTCAAAATAAATTACAAGGGGCTTCTAAAGACATAGATCGATTATTAGGGATTAGGACTAATTTGATAGAAAAACAACTAGAAGATATAGAAAAATTCCAAAAAAATAAATAAAGCGGAGAGAAAGGGATTCGAACCCTTGACACTTTTTGTGAACACGCTTTCCAGACGTGCGCCTTAATCCTCTCGGCCATCTCTCCCAAAAGTAAAATTGTAAGCCGGATTCTGTTTTAACCCTATCATTTATCTAGGACCTAGGTTACCCATGATCTCAATCTGCCTACCCCCCGGTTTCAACCGAGCTAGTTTTCCGGTATACATGGCATTTCACCACACAGAGTTTACATGATTTCACTACAGCAATTAATCTGTACATTCTTTCTGTTGCACTATTCCTCACCTTTCGATGGATGGGCGTTACCCATTGTGTTGCTCTACGGTGTCCGGACTTTCCTCATTTTTTTTTTTAAATGCGATAGGACATTTTACTTTTTATTATCATGTAAATTTGAGTAAATATTTTCTACATCTTCATTTAGATAAATTTTTTCAATTAAATTTAAAACTTTATTTTTCTTTTCTTCTGAAATACATTTAATTTGTTTAGGTATACATTTGATTTTATATTCGTATAGTATTTTTAACTTTTCTAAATTGTTTTTCATAGCCCCAAAATATTCAAAATCTGTATACAAATAAACCATAGAATGGTCTATCGTAAAATTTAAAGCTCCAAAATCTATTGACATTAATTCAAAATCTTCCATTGAAAAATGAATATCTTTTTTTTTTATGCAAAAAACACCCATTTTTTGAAAAAAATGAGTTAATTCCCCATTATGACATAATCTTCCTCCATTTTTATTAAAAATAGCTCTAATATTGGAAGTTGTTCTAATACTATTGTTCGTCATACATTCTATAATAATGCTAATTCCATGAATTAATCCTTCTAAATTTATATTTTTGTAATTATCCGTTCTTATCTGTAAAGCTTTTTTTATAGCTTTTTCTATAGTATTTTTAGGAATATTGAGGGATTTTGCATTTAAAATAGCATTTTTAAATCGAGAATTATTTGTTCCTGATTTTTTTACAGCTGTATAAATTTCTTTAATGATTTTTGAAAATTTTTTAGATTTTTTGAAATCCTGATTTGATTTTCTATGTTGTATATTTGACCATTTACTATGTCCTGACATGAAATGTCTTTATAATTTATTTATATTAGCTATTTTGGCAAGTTAAAAAAAAAATTATTATGTCAAAAATTTGTGAATTAACAGGAAAAAAAGCAATGATAGGAAATAGAGTTTCTCATGCAAATAACAAAAAAAAACGTCGTTTCAACATTAATTTATGTAAAAAACGTTTTTTTTTAATAAAAGAAAAAAAATGGATCACTTTAAAAATTTGTACTTCTACTATAAAACTTATCAATAAAATAGGAATAGAAAAAGTTTTAAAACGTTTTAAATATAAATTATAATTAAATTTTAAATAAAATGGGAAAAAAAGGAAATAGAATACAAGTTATATTAGAATGTGTTGAACAAAGAAAAATTGGGATTTCTGGTTGTTCTAGATATATTACAACAAAAAATAAAAAAAATACTCCAAACAGAATCGAGCTAAAAAAATATAATCCAGTATTAAAAAAATATACAATTCATAAAGAAATCAAATAAAAAATGTCTAAAAAAGGAATAAAAAACAACCAAAACAAAAAGGTTTTGAAAAAAATGACTTTGGCTATAAAAATAGTCAAATCTAACAAATCTGGGTGTTACGTTTTTGTAAATAAAATGATTTCTGATGAAAAATTGAAAAATTTTTTTATAAAAAATAAAAATTTACAATGTTTTTGAAAAAAGAAACAAATCAAACATTCAATTATGAGCATGAGTTAGAAAAAACTAAAGAATCTTTTTTCTCTAAACTAAAAAATCTTTTCTCTAAAAAATCAAACATAGATATCAATGTAATTGATCGTATAGAAGAGATATTATTATCTGCAGACATAGGAACAAAAACTACTATTAAAATTATCAATAACTTAGAGAAAAAAGTTAAAAAAGAAAAATATGAAAATTCTCAAAATATTTATAATTTTCTTAAGGAAGAAATTAAAAATCTTTTTATAGATATTGAAAATATTTGTTTAGAAAAAAAAATAAAAAAAAGTATCGAAAAACCATATGTTA contains:
- the accC gene encoding acetyl-CoA carboxylase biotin carboxylase subunit; its protein translation is MFKKILIANRGEIALRIIRTVKEMGIKTVAVYSTADQHSLHVYFADEAVCIGPPYPYQSYLNIPNLISAAEITNADAIHPGYGFLSENAYFSSMCQKHGIKFIGAKPNHMIQMGNKISAKKTMKKIGISCLPGSDCFVESSYKEIEKIADKIGYPIIIKAVSGGGGKGIRSVLDKNHLKNYWEEAKKEAWSFFGKKDMYIEKLILNPRHIEIQILGDKYGRICHLSERDCSIQRRNQKLVEEAPSPFLTPSLRKKMGEIAVKAAKSIHYEGVGTIEFLVDKNKNFYFMEMNPRIQVEHTITEEITGLDLIQEQIFLAFGKKLSIKKNFYPKMYSIECRINAEEPYYNFRPVPGKITQMHLPGGKGVRIDTHIYAGYFVPHYYDSMIAKIITTAKTRKETIEKMRRSLDEFVIEGIQTTIPFHIKLMQNNDFLKGNYNTNFLDNQDLNLVSNTNIE
- the prfA gene encoding peptide chain release factor 1, which codes for MKKTSFIQKLEVSKKEFHEISKLITQPNIISNQKKYRILLNKYTKLEKIVSFYEEYKKKLAVLQEINFILENDSDIEMKELASTEKYNILDNLSSIEKESYNLLLSSKYESDTEDYRNGAILELRSGTGGDEACLFVEDVLRMYTMYFKKSGWKYRIIHVQKGGIKGYKEIILDINGEKGVFGNLKFESGVHRVQRIPKTESQGRVHTSAITVAVLPKVKDIEVNLNLSDIKKDTFRSSGSGGQHVNKTESAVRLTHIPSKITVECQEERSQHKNFEKAISVLRSRIYQKEKEKRLKKMSTKRKSLVSTGDRSVKIRTYNYPKNRITDHRIHKSIYNLTEFMNGNIQEMINLLKLFEKK
- a CDS encoding DUF4293 family protein; protein product: MLYRIQTLYSLISIFIYSVFIYFLLNHENITDFFYLNLYLKKIILFIIIICLFISILSFLLFNRNKLQIFCNKINILTNTSYVIILFFSYTQLNKYTTLIMFLFFILCICILYLTNKAIKKDIKLIDSINRIR
- the rho gene encoding transcription termination factor Rho, with amino-acid sequence MFDITELKSKKLFELQEIARSSGLKKCTQLRKNELLEKIITIINNKNTSFNNKNTSAHSKRENPLKKGFRMRKNTESKLSENKSINGKKNSQEHLKIINSKLSEESTKFQKKHQNFWKKNDRLEVLNTSSSHGIEIGSQKKISSNKYRTPEYEFEGIIISEGVLEIMLENYGFLRSSDFNYLSSPDDIYVSQSQIRLFGMKTGDTIRGEVRPPKDGEKYFPLIKILEINGRSPSFVRDRDSFEHLTPLFPNEKFKLAERNATLSTRIVDLFTPIGKGQRGMIVAPPKTGKTTLLKEIANAIAANHPEVYLIILLIDERPEEVTDMQRNVKGEVIASTFDEPADRHVKVANIVLQKAKRMVESSHDVVILLDSITRLARAYNTVAPASGKVLSGGVDANALHKPKRFFGAARNIENGGSLSIIATAMIDTGSKMDEVIFEEFKGTGNKELQLDRKIANKRIYPAIDLVSSSTRKDDLLLDPKTLQRMWILRKHLSDMNPVEAMEFLRSRMSRTQNNEEFLISMNG
- a CDS encoding DNA recombination protein RmuC, which encodes MYYSFIFISFFIFFICIYFFRKLELFFRKEFKDQQNEIHKLSKCSKNEMDDSLIDMKNGLIQNIKIIQDTIDQKIQFYFDYQNQKLNSVHASQDKLIQVIEKKLEEIKENVNDKLQTSLNVHLGKSFEIIGNQLFFLQEGLGEMKILAKDVSSLKRTLNHVKICGSFSEMQLSMLLEQILSPEQYASNVITKSNTNFVVEFAIKLPGLENGNMIWLPIDVKFPKETYEKVQKAYHNGEKKNIEIAIKNMESVLKKMSKDILEKYIDPPHTTDFAILFLPFEGIYAEITRNSGLLEELLRKYKTVIAGPSTLAAVLNSLQIGFRTLAIQKRSSEVWKILETVKQEFKKFGLLLHQAQNKLQGASKDIDRLLGIRTNLIEKQLEDIEKFQKNK
- a CDS encoding YebC/PmpR family DNA-binding transcriptional regulator is translated as MSGHSKWSNIQHRKSNQDFKKSKKFSKIIKEIYTAVKKSGTNNSRFKNAILNAKSLNIPKNTIEKAIKKALQIRTDNYKNINLEGLIHGISIIIECMTNNSIRTTSNIRAIFNKNGGRLCHNGELTHFFQKMGVFCIKKKDIHFSMEDFELMSIDFGALNFTIDHSMVYLYTDFEYFGAMKNNLEKLKILYEYKIKCIPKQIKCISEEKKNKVLNLIEKIYLNEDVENIYSNLHDNKK
- the rpmB gene encoding 50S ribosomal protein L28 → MSKICELTGKKAMIGNRVSHANNKKKRRFNINLCKKRFFLIKEKKWITLKICTSTIKLINKIGIEKVLKRFKYKL
- the rpmG gene encoding 50S ribosomal protein L33, with amino-acid sequence MGKKGNRIQVILECVEQRKIGISGCSRYITTKNKKNTPNRIELKKYNPVLKKYTIHKEIK
- a CDS encoding DUF4295 family protein — its product is MTLAIKIVKSNKSGCYVFVNKMISDEKLKNFFIKNKNLQCF